The following proteins are co-located in the Silene latifolia isolate original U9 population chromosome 1, ASM4854445v1, whole genome shotgun sequence genome:
- the LOC141607590 gene encoding vacuolar cation/proton exchanger 3-like, whose product MDSVVTMENGGLKGSSKEIRPGKTAHSMSSSSLRKKSSARLVSNVRCGLLRNVLTNLQEVILGTKLAILFPAIPLAIAAHYYNFGRAWVFGLSLLGLTPLAERVSFLTEQIAYYTGPTVGGLLNATCGNVTELIIAVLALSQNKIDVVKYSLLGSILSNLLLVLGTSLLCGGLANLHKEQKFDRKQADVNCFLLLLGLFCHILPLLFKMAAKSGEISTLPTLSISRAGSIVMLVAYVAYLVFQLWTHRQMFETKEDSDDDDAVEEEVPVIGFWSGFAWLAGMTVVIALLSEYIVGSIEAASDSWGISVSFISIILLPIVGNAAEHAGAIIFAFKNKLDISLGVALGSATQISMFVVPLCVVVAWIMGIQMDLDFNTIETGCLALSIILTAFTLQDGTSHYMKGIVLLLCYVVIGACFIFIRTPSNQANILNVANTSTNSQMLGL is encoded by the exons ATGGATTCAGTAGTAACAATGGAAAATGGTGGGTTGAAGGGGTCGAGCAAGGAGATCCGACCGGGTAAAACCGCTCATAGCATGTCCTCGTCGTCGCTTCGAAAAAAATCGAGTGCACGACTCGTGTCGAATGTCCGGTGTGGGTTGCTTAGGAATGTCCTGACTAATTTACAAGAAGTCATTTTGGGAACTAAGCTTGCTATCCTTTTCCCCGCTATTCCTTTAGCCATTGCTGCTCATTATTACAACTTCGGAAGG GCATGGGTGTTTGGTTTGAGCTTACTTGGACTTACCCCACTCGCTGAACGTGTTAGCTTTCTCACTGA ACAAATTGCATACTACACTGGTCCAACAG TGGGAGGGCTATTGAATGCAACATGTGGAAATGTGACAGAGCTGATTATAGCAGTATTAGCACTAAGCCAGAACAAAATAGATGTGGTCAAGTACTCACTTCTTGGTTCCATTCTCTCCAACCTTCTTCTCGTTCTTGGTACTTCCCTCTTATGTGGCGGTCTTGCTAACCTTCACAAAGAGCAGAAGTTTGACAGG AAGCAAGCAGATGTGAATTGCTTCCTCTTATTGTTGGGATTATTCTGTCACATATTGCCATTGCTCTTTAAAATGGCTGCAAAATCAGGCGAAATATCGACTCTTCCAACACTTAGTATATCCAGAGCAGGCAGCATAGTAATGTTGGTCGCATATGTTGCTTACCTTGTCTTCCAGCTATGGACTCACAGGCAGATGTTTGAGACTAAAGAG GATTCTGATGATGATGACGCGGTTGAAGAAGAAGTCCCTGTCATTGGTTTCTGGAGTGGGTTCGCTTGGCTAGCTGGGATGACTGTTGTCATAGCATTGTTATCTGAGTACATCGTTGGTTCCATCGAG GCTGCTTCTGATTCCTGGGGAATTTCAGTGAGCTTCATCAGCATAATTTTGCTGCCAATAGTCGGAAATGCAGCTGAACATGCTGGAGCCATTATTTTCGCTTTCAAAAACAAGTTG GACATTTCTTTGGGTGTTGCTCTTGGATCAGCCACTCAAATTTCAATGTTTGTG GTTCCCTTATGTGTAGTAGTAGCTTGGATAATGGGTATACAAATGGATCTTGATTTCAATACGATTGAGACCGGTTGCCTCGCTCTTTCCATAATTCTCACCGCCTTCACATTACAG GATGGAACTTCTCATTACATGAAAGGAATAGTTCTATTGCTCTGCTATGTTGTTATAGGGGCTTGCTTTATCTTCATCCGAACTCCATCAA ACCAAGCGAATATTTTGAACGTGGCCAACACATCTACCAACAGCCAAATGCTTGGACTTTAG